ATTTGACTCAAATTAAAAGAGAACAAGAGAAAAATTTCACAAAGTGCCAATAGAAGCTTGCCATTGCCATTCTAAGATTCAGAACCATTTGATTCAAAAGCTGCGCCTCGGTCTTTCCTCCGCAGCATTCACCCTGATTGCTCTTCCATCCAAACTCTGCACAACCAGTTTAAGCAAATGACATGTAACGCATGGAAAGGGTGGAAAGGTCCGATATAAATGAAAGAGAGAGTTTTATGTTTGTTACCAAAGAACATCTTCAGCCTTTTTCCCTCCCCCcctctaaaaattattttcgacTCACGGGGTAATATGTTGCAATCAAAAAGTAGTATATACCTGTCCATCAAGGGCAGCAATGGCATCATTCATCTCAGTTTCAGATGCCATTGTTACGAAGCCGAAACCACGTGAGCGGCCCGTCTCTCTATCGAAGACTACCCGGGCATTGACCACTTTCCCATGCTCACTGAAGACCTGTTCCAACCGAGCATTGTCCACATCCCATGGGAGGTTCCCAACGTAAATTCTGAAAGAAGGCTCAAATGCTCGGGGGGTCCGTTCAGGACGAGCTCCCCTAGGGGCGGCCTTGTTGACAGTCAGAAGCCTTCCATCCAAATCCTGTTAAAGAAAAGCGAAGCCATAAGCCAAATGTAACATAGAAAGGGAAAGCAACAGTCCACTCCTCCCATTATCTCGTGGAGCAAGTCATCACATTAGAATCCGCATGAAACGTTAGGCTGACCAAATCTCCGCAATTTCTATTCTTTCAAATTTCACTCTTCTCCATTTATACGATCTTTTCATAGTTTTGCTTCTTAGGCATAAGTTCGTATGTGCATAATGGCATGATTACTTCAGACGATACATGGTCAACAGACCACAAGCTAATAGAAAGATCCTCCTCCAACTCTCGATAAAATTGCAGGAGGGGGAACAAAACTGTGCTTAGATCACATACCGTATTGCCTTTTTCCGATCATTGCTACTTTTGGAAGAACAAGGGCTGCATTCTCCTAATGCCACCTTAAATATGTCTTCCAAATGGTAAAGTAAACCAACACCGCGTAGTTTTAAATAAGACGAAGATGAAATCTTTGGATTTTTCAGCCACAAATTTGCACCAACATGTATCGAAGCCCAAATCTTTTAACCGAAATTTTCTTCACAGTCAGAATCACCTATGTATTGCATCTCCGGTTTTCAACAACTAGAATTCCGAAAGAAAGCTGAAAAGGATACCGACCAGAGACAGTAACGCAAGGAacaaagaaaggaaataaagCGTACGTATTGGTGGAACTTCTCAACAGCCTTCTCCGCCTCCTCCACGGTGCTCATTGTCACGAATCCAAACCCGCGACTCTGATCAGTGTCCCTATTGTAAATCACCTGCATCCCCAAAAAGACCGACCTTTATCCACCAAATTCAAAGAGGTAACTGCGAAAAGGAAAAACTTTTAGACCAATGAAAGAGAACCCACCTCAGCAATTTCGACAACACCAGCCTGCTCAAAGAGCATAGCCAGCTTCTCGCTATCGACATCATAAGACAAGTTCCCGACAAAAAGCTTCGCCTCTTCCGGGGGCTCGGCAACGGGAGGCTCTTCCTCGGATTCAAAAACGCCGCCTTCGACGCCGccatctccttctccttcccaGTCCGATACCCGGGCCTCGGCTTCTTGAGCTCCCCATTGCTGCTCGCCTTCCTGTTCCTCCTGCTCCAAGGTCGTGGTGGTCGTGCTGTCACCTTCCTGCGGCGCCCAGTCCGAGGCGTCGGCGACAAATGCAACCAGAGAGGAATGGCGGGTCTTCTTCTTCAGAGGGTGGAGGACATGAACGGAGTGGGAGCAGAAATGACGGAGCTTGATGGGCTTCTGCGGGATGGAGAGATGCGAGTAAAGAATTTCGAGCTGAGGAAGAGAATGGAGACCTGAGCCTCTTATCGATAAGGGCTTGAAGACTGGAGCTGTTGCGGACgccatgagagagagagagagagagagagagagggtttTAGAGTGGCTGAGGTCTCAGGAGATAAGGTGGATGGAGtaagaggaggaagacgaaGAGGAAGCAAGTTGGCGGATAGTCCAAAATGGTCGGATGTGGACCTTCAGAGGCCTTGATGGGCCGAAAACTTTAAGCCAACTCTTATTTGGGCCACCTTGTAGGCCTTGATGGGCCTCAATTTTACGTCGATTCTTTCTCGATCTTGTCCCCCTATTTTTTGGGCCAGATTTTCCcgattttcccttttctttgatttttatatgtgtcttcttttatttttaaataaaataacaagaGGCGTCGGAGTTTCGGCCCAATatattttctcatgaatctcgtaaaaaatgaaaacggGTCAGTCTTCATCTCCTGGTGAGTGTATTTGATATATCGTACTCGCAAGAAGAGACATGCGATTATTAGTTTGATTTATactctctttttcttaaaaaaaaaatttcttataacATTGCTACGCGTGGTCCCTTTTTTAAGCCTATATGTTTTACGTGCTCTTAAACATTTGCCTTCCCAAGTGAGGGTCCTTACACGATGTGCAATTCTAACCGCTCCCGACACTTGGCTTGAATGTGTGAAACAATGACTATGATAACATGTAAATTTCACTGAGGGTACAAATGATTCGGTATATTTGTAACTCAAAAGCTGAAGCTATTAGATAGTGGAACCCAAC
Above is a window of Punica granatum isolate Tunisia-2019 chromosome 7, ASM765513v2, whole genome shotgun sequence DNA encoding:
- the LOC116213577 gene encoding 28 kDa ribonucleoprotein, chloroplastic-like yields the protein MASATAPVFKPLSIRGSGLHSLPQLEILYSHLSIPQKPIKLRHFCSHSVHVLHPLKKKTRHSSLVAFVADASDWAPQEGDSTTTTTLEQEEQEGEQQWGAQEAEARVSDWEGEGDGGVEGGVFESEEEPPVAEPPEEAKLFVGNLSYDVDSEKLAMLFEQAGVVEIAEVIYNRDTDQSRGFGFVTMSTVEEAEKAVEKFHQYDLDGRLLTVNKAAPRGARPERTPRAFEPSFRIYVGNLPWDVDNARLEQVFSEHGKVVNARVVFDRETGRSRGFGFVTMASETEMNDAIAALDGQSLDGRAIRVNAAEERPRRSF